One window from the genome of Candidatus Hydrogenedentota bacterium encodes:
- a CDS encoding FAD-binding oxidoreductase, which yields MNDAVREWTEAMGAENVAADDATRDRYARTTQDAGTRPLCVLYPRSTAEVQAAVRIAANHHIALYPISRGCNWGYGDACAPTHGAAILDLSRMNRIVEVNTELAYAIIEPGVTQQQLYECLRERKSGLWLDCTGAGRDASLVGNTLDRGFGHTRYGDHVLSTCGMEIVLADGQVLKTGFGHYEDARAAHIYRYGVGPSLDGLFCQSNLGIVTQIGIWLMPEPEAFCFFFIKLDRDTDLDELIDRLRPLRLQGVIASAVHIGNDLRILSASGRYPWAQSGGKTPLPDDIRARLAQEAGVGAWNAGGSLTGTAGHVRASIRALRKAMKGLARVVFVDDRKLALGGMAESALHVFGAGKKLGRQLQALRHNYGLLQGVPTDEPLLGAQWRLRKPPDGDVCDPLDAGCGLMWISPVVPMTGRDARAVLSIAEPLFDDFGFELLATFTLINERAMIAILNVAFDKSDAEETARATACYDATMDALIRAGYYPYRVGLRGLSKIQRADDVFWDVAAAVKHALDPHGIIAPGRYIPVQDP from the coding sequence ACGGAGGCGATGGGCGCGGAGAATGTCGCGGCGGACGACGCGACACGCGACCGGTATGCGCGCACGACGCAAGACGCGGGGACGCGCCCGTTGTGCGTGTTGTATCCGCGTTCGACGGCGGAGGTGCAGGCGGCAGTGCGGATTGCGGCAAATCACCACATTGCCCTGTATCCGATTTCGCGCGGCTGCAATTGGGGGTATGGCGATGCCTGCGCGCCCACGCATGGCGCAGCCATCCTCGATCTGAGCCGCATGAACCGCATCGTCGAAGTCAACACCGAACTGGCCTACGCGATCATCGAGCCGGGCGTGACCCAGCAACAATTGTACGAGTGCCTGCGCGAACGCAAATCCGGCCTTTGGCTCGATTGCACGGGCGCGGGACGCGACGCGAGCCTCGTGGGAAACACGCTCGACCGGGGATTTGGACATACCCGCTACGGCGATCATGTCCTGAGCACGTGCGGCATGGAAATTGTCCTTGCGGATGGACAGGTCTTAAAAACGGGATTCGGACATTACGAAGACGCAAGGGCGGCTCATATCTATCGTTACGGGGTCGGTCCCTCGCTCGACGGGCTTTTCTGCCAGTCCAATCTTGGCATCGTCACCCAAATCGGGATCTGGCTCATGCCGGAACCGGAGGCCTTTTGTTTCTTCTTCATCAAACTCGACCGCGACACAGACCTCGACGAGTTGATCGATCGCCTGCGCCCCTTGCGATTGCAGGGCGTCATCGCTTCCGCCGTGCACATCGGCAACGACCTGCGTATCCTTAGCGCCTCGGGGCGTTATCCATGGGCGCAGAGCGGCGGCAAGACCCCATTGCCGGACGACATCCGCGCACGGCTTGCGCAGGAAGCCGGTGTGGGCGCATGGAACGCGGGCGGTTCCCTGACAGGAACAGCGGGACACGTGCGCGCCTCGATCCGCGCATTGCGCAAGGCGATGAAAGGCCTCGCCCGCGTCGTATTCGTTGACGACCGCAAACTCGCCTTGGGCGGCATGGCCGAGAGCGCCCTCCACGTATTCGGCGCCGGGAAGAAACTCGGACGGCAGTTGCAGGCGTTACGGCACAATTACGGGCTGTTGCAAGGCGTCCCGACGGACGAACCGCTCCTGGGCGCCCAATGGCGGTTGCGAAAACCGCCCGACGGCGATGTTTGCGATCCGCTCGATGCCGGCTGTGGTCTGATGTGGATTTCCCCTGTCGTACCCATGACCGGCCGCGATGCACGCGCCGTGCTATCCATTGCCGAACCGTTGTTCGACGATTTCGGGTTTGAGTTACTCGCGACCTTCACGCTGATTAACGAGCGCGCCATGATCGCCATCCTCAACGTCGCCTTCGACAAATCCGACGCGGAAGAGACCGCGCGCGCCACAGCCTGTTATGACGCGACCATGGACGCGCTTATCCGCGCCGGATACTACCCATATCGGGTGGGCCTTCGGGGTCTCTCCAAGATTCAGCGGGCGGACGACGTCTTCTGGGACGTGGCCGCCGCCGTCAAGCATGCGCTGGATCCTCATGGCATTATTGCGCCCGGACGTTATATTCCCGTCCAGGACCCATAA
- a CDS encoding creatininase family protein, with protein sequence METVCYEELTPRAFRKRLTAAPIAYVPLGTLEWHGEHLPLGSDGLQSRGFFIELAREVGGVVLPMLFLGPDFRQEYEGHPYYGMDVYSFSDGIPRRLEGSAYWVEQAFYEAMLDRIVAQLVRAGFRILVGHGHAPSVQAWLGRKIEWEAHYGVKVFACWREDESDGLGIQTDHAAANETSLVMALRPDLVEMNGLDPDPAVQPLGIGGDDPRIHASPEKGRKAIDMQRARMAAMLRDVLRQVRV encoded by the coding sequence ATGGAGACTGTTTGTTACGAGGAGTTGACGCCGCGGGCGTTTCGGAAACGGCTGACCGCCGCGCCGATTGCGTATGTCCCGCTGGGCACGCTCGAATGGCACGGCGAACATCTGCCGCTCGGTTCAGATGGCCTGCAATCGCGGGGATTTTTCATCGAACTCGCACGCGAGGTAGGCGGCGTCGTGTTGCCGATGCTTTTCCTCGGCCCGGATTTCCGGCAAGAATATGAGGGACACCCATACTACGGCATGGACGTTTACTCTTTTTCGGACGGCATCCCCCGGCGGCTCGAAGGCAGCGCCTATTGGGTCGAACAGGCATTCTACGAAGCAATGCTCGATCGCATCGTCGCGCAACTGGTGCGCGCCGGTTTCCGCATTCTTGTGGGTCATGGGCACGCCCCTTCTGTACAGGCGTGGCTGGGCCGCAAGATTGAATGGGAGGCGCATTACGGAGTCAAAGTCTTCGCCTGTTGGCGTGAAGACGAGAGCGACGGACTCGGCATTCAGACGGATCATGCGGCGGCGAACGAAACATCGCTTGTAATGGCGTTGCGGCCGGACCTCGTCGAAATGAACGGCCTCGACCCCGATCCCGCCGTGCAGCCGCTGGGCATCGGCGGCGACGATCCGCGCATCCACGCCAGCCCGGAAAAAGGACGCAAAGCGATTGACATGCAACGCGCGCGCATGGCGGCCATGTTGCGTGATGTGTTGCGGCAGGTTCGCGTATGA
- a CDS encoding uroporphyrinogen decarboxylase family protein: MSYRIGLDTILLRPTERIAHTEYCSNEALIRALLPDGGCAEDALNLDFIWNTNDGPVPWSERGRVTDMGHAEFLENGRDKRPPKPSPFYNVEDVLAFDAVAEYGLPDFDALVGYYEKSYCDFQAARPNQVVTGGYYKTIVSGAIEAFGWDLLLTAAADQDRFEKVLDSIFRLSRHHYQAWARTSIEAFICHDDMVWTEGPFMDPAFYRRAIFPRYRQLWKILKDAGKKVLFCSDGNFTMFIDDLADAGADGFIFEPLTSLERVVAGYGKTHFIAGSFVDCRTLTFGTPSEIQVEVDATLRLARACPGFMFAVGNHIPSNVPVENALFYLSYLKQHGNR, translated from the coding sequence ATGAGCTACCGCATCGGCCTCGACACGATCCTTCTGCGTCCCACCGAACGGATCGCGCATACCGAGTATTGCTCAAACGAGGCGCTCATTCGGGCGCTGCTGCCGGACGGCGGCTGCGCGGAGGACGCGCTCAACCTGGATTTTATCTGGAATACGAACGACGGGCCGGTTCCGTGGTCTGAACGCGGGCGCGTGACCGATATGGGCCACGCGGAATTCCTCGAAAACGGCCGCGACAAGCGTCCGCCGAAACCGTCGCCGTTTTACAATGTGGAGGACGTGCTGGCCTTCGACGCGGTTGCGGAATACGGCTTGCCGGATTTCGATGCGCTCGTCGGGTATTATGAAAAATCATATTGCGATTTTCAGGCCGCGCGTCCCAACCAAGTCGTTACGGGCGGCTACTACAAGACAATTGTATCGGGCGCCATCGAGGCTTTCGGGTGGGACCTGCTGTTGACGGCCGCCGCTGATCAAGACCGCTTTGAAAAGGTGCTCGACTCGATCTTCCGTCTGAGCCGGCATCACTACCAGGCATGGGCACGGACCTCGATTGAAGCCTTTATCTGCCATGACGACATGGTGTGGACCGAGGGGCCGTTCATGGATCCCGCGTTCTATCGCCGGGCTATTTTTCCACGCTACCGGCAACTTTGGAAGATATTGAAGGATGCGGGCAAGAAGGTCCTGTTCTGTTCCGACGGCAATTTTACGATGTTCATTGACGATCTGGCTGACGCCGGCGCGGACGGTTTTATTTTCGAACCGCTGACGTCGCTCGAACGGGTCGTCGCGGGATACGGCAAGACGCATTTCATCGCGGGCAGTTTTGTGGACTGCCGCACACTGACCTTCGGCACGCCGTCCGAAATCCAGGTGGAAGTGGACGCGACCCTGCGATTGGCGCGCGCATGCCCCGGTTTCATGTTTGCCGTCGGCAACCACATTCCAAGTAATGTGCCCGTCGAGAATGCGTTGTTTTACTTGTCGTATCTGAAACAACACGGGAATAGATGA
- a CDS encoding ABC transporter substrate-binding protein, with protein sequence MLAERVARGELPSVVDRLPENPAVVEPVESIGRYGGSWRRLAVGPADIGLNSRLGYESLVRWDRGAIGVIPGLAERWDVLDGGRRYVFHLRKGTRWSDGAPFTSEDLMFWFEDVLGNKELTPVFPSWLTLDGEPVHIAAPDPYWVEFRFGKPYGIFLEFTAFNGISMFYPKHYLKQFHPKYADKTDLEQKAKAKGMAFWHQLFGRMANCEQNVDLPTLKPFVLRTPPPATRLVAERNAYYWKVDPAGNQLPYLDSIVYTMVQSPEILNFKAMTGDADFQDRRIDAANFPLFMENRQKGRYRVLRDGNPTPVVVYVNPCSPNADLRDILRDRRFRIALSTAINRPELIQLIYSDMAQPSRGIASPFDPYYRPEFEADYMNYDPALSNRLLDELGLTRGRDGLRRLPSGKPFREMLNVYPAETGVGPDLWQLVVDYWREVGLDFTVKVDAVALSVMQTANGNTNFWAYAASGMMWIVDPIWYVPWTNFSYFAPLYGRYYATNGKGGVEPPEEYRRLREWYLELRSCVGNDARKLELGRNILRQFSESCYTIGICRPDLLAIVSNRFRNVPEHIVHDYRVMTPGYIGIEQFYIDEGR encoded by the coding sequence ATGCTGGCGGAACGCGTCGCGCGCGGCGAATTGCCGTCCGTAGTGGATCGTCTGCCGGAAAATCCGGCCGTGGTCGAACCGGTCGAATCCATCGGCCGGTATGGCGGTTCGTGGCGTCGGCTGGCCGTGGGACCGGCGGATATCGGCCTGAATTCGCGTCTGGGATACGAGTCGCTTGTGCGCTGGGATCGCGGCGCGATCGGCGTAATTCCGGGGCTGGCGGAACGCTGGGACGTTCTCGACGGCGGGCGGAGGTACGTGTTCCATCTCCGCAAAGGCACGCGATGGTCCGATGGCGCGCCGTTCACATCGGAAGACCTCATGTTCTGGTTCGAGGACGTGCTGGGCAACAAGGAACTGACGCCGGTCTTTCCATCGTGGCTCACGCTCGACGGCGAACCGGTCCATATCGCCGCGCCCGATCCGTATTGGGTCGAATTCCGTTTCGGCAAACCCTATGGAATTTTCCTCGAATTCACGGCCTTCAACGGCATTTCGATGTTTTATCCGAAACACTATTTGAAACAGTTTCATCCCAAATATGCAGACAAGACGGATCTCGAACAAAAAGCCAAAGCCAAAGGCATGGCGTTCTGGCATCAACTGTTTGGCCGGATGGCGAATTGTGAACAAAACGTGGATCTTCCGACACTAAAACCCTTTGTGCTGCGCACGCCGCCGCCCGCAACACGGCTGGTCGCAGAACGCAATGCGTATTATTGGAAGGTGGATCCGGCGGGCAACCAACTCCCTTATCTTGATTCCATCGTGTACACGATGGTTCAGAGTCCGGAAATCCTCAATTTCAAGGCCATGACCGGCGATGCCGATTTCCAGGATCGCCGCATTGATGCCGCCAACTTTCCGCTGTTCATGGAAAACCGCCAGAAGGGCCGGTACCGTGTCCTGCGCGACGGCAATCCAACGCCGGTCGTCGTCTATGTCAATCCGTGCAGCCCGAATGCGGATCTCCGCGATATCCTGCGCGACCGCCGATTCCGCATCGCACTGTCCACGGCCATCAACCGCCCCGAACTCATCCAACTCATTTACTCGGACATGGCCCAGCCCTCACGCGGCATCGCGTCGCCGTTCGACCCGTATTACCGGCCCGAATTCGAGGCGGACTACATGAACTACGATCCCGCGCTCTCAAACCGGCTGCTCGACGAACTCGGCCTGACGCGCGGACGCGACGGCTTGCGGCGTTTACCGTCTGGAAAGCCGTTTCGCGAGATGCTCAACGTCTATCCCGCCGAAACGGGCGTCGGACCCGATCTTTGGCAACTTGTGGTGGACTACTGGCGCGAGGTGGGACTCGATTTCACCGTGAAGGTTGACGCCGTTGCGCTCAGCGTCATGCAAACGGCCAACGGCAACACGAATTTCTGGGCCTATGCCGCTTCGGGCATGATGTGGATCGTGGATCCCATCTGGTACGTGCCGTGGACGAATTTCAGCTATTTCGCGCCGTTGTACGGGCGCTACTACGCCACGAACGGCAAGGGCGGCGTCGAACCGCCCGAGGAATACCGCCGCCTGCGCGAATGGTACCTCGAATTGCGGTCGTGTGTCGGCAACGACGCGCGAAAACTCGAATTGGGCCGCAACATCCTCCGGCAGTTCTCCGAATCCTGCTACACCATCGGCATCTGCCGCCCGGATTTGCTCGCCATCGTGTCGAACCGGTTCAGAAATGTACCGGAACACATCGTGCACGATTACCGCGTCATGACCCCCGGCTACATCGGCATCGAGCAGTTCTACATTGACGAGGGACGCTGA
- a CDS encoding ABC transporter permease: protein MLAYIVKRLIIAIPTLLLISIISFVIIQLPPGDYLTTYIANLAQTGETADEAVIESLRARYGLDKPLPVQYIKWIGGVLHGDFGQSFSLNKPVRELIWERLALTMAIALITVVCTWIIAVPIGIYSATHQYKFFDYFFTFLGFIGMSTPAFLFALILMWISYTVFGTSVGGLFSDAQAAAPWSWAKVADLLRHIWAPVTVLAVGGTADLIRLVRANLLDQLEMPYVVTARAKGLSEWRLLIKYPVRIAINPIVSTIGWMLPGLISGSVIVDMVLSLPTTGPLMMNALMEQDMYLAGSFILILSTLTVIGTLISDILLAWVDPRIRFGGQAS, encoded by the coding sequence ATGTTGGCCTATATCGTCAAACGCCTCATTATTGCCATTCCGACGCTGTTGCTCATTTCGATCATCTCGTTCGTCATCATTCAACTGCCGCCCGGCGATTACCTCACGACGTACATCGCCAATCTCGCGCAAACCGGCGAGACGGCGGATGAGGCCGTCATTGAAAGCCTCCGCGCGCGATACGGACTCGACAAGCCGCTGCCGGTCCAGTACATCAAATGGATCGGCGGCGTGTTGCACGGCGATTTCGGCCAATCCTTCTCGCTCAACAAGCCCGTCCGGGAACTCATTTGGGAACGGCTGGCCTTGACCATGGCCATCGCGCTCATCACCGTCGTCTGCACGTGGATCATCGCCGTGCCCATCGGCATCTATTCCGCGACGCACCAATACAAATTCTTCGACTATTTTTTCACTTTCCTCGGCTTTATCGGCATGTCCACACCGGCCTTTCTGTTCGCGCTGATCCTCATGTGGATTTCCTACACGGTCTTCGGCACGAGCGTCGGCGGACTCTTCTCCGACGCGCAGGCCGCCGCGCCATGGTCATGGGCGAAAGTCGCCGACCTGCTCCGGCACATCTGGGCGCCCGTGACGGTCCTCGCGGTCGGCGGCACGGCGGACCTGATCCGGCTCGTCCGCGCGAACCTGCTCGACCAACTCGAAATGCCCTACGTCGTCACGGCGCGCGCAAAGGGACTGTCCGAGTGGCGGCTGTTGATCAAGTATCCCGTGCGCATTGCAATCAACCCCATCGTCAGCACGATTGGGTGGATGTTGCCCGGCCTCATTTCCGGATCCGTCATCGTGGACATGGTGCTCAGCCTGCCGACGACCGGCCCGTTGATGATGAATGCGCTCATGGAGCAGGACATGTATCTTGCCGGATCGTTCATCCTGATCCTAAGCACGCTGACCGTCATCGGCACGCTGATTTCCGACATCCTGCTCGCATGGGTTGACCCGCGCATCCGTTTCGGAGGGCAGGCGTCATGA
- a CDS encoding ABC transporter permease — MSHSDIHEDRLYVASQWRLMWWKFLDHRVAVFALIVLACLYAVAIFCEFIAPNAPNARDARRSYEPPQRPRIVHQGRLHRPFVYPHIQHINPETLARTYTDDTERPISIRLFARGDDYRLWGLLPMNRHLAGLSDGSRWCPMGTDRLGRDLFSRILYGSRISLSLGLVGVFLSLVLGIVIGGVSGYYGGILDTLIQRLIEVLRSFPTIPLWLALSAAMPSHWTQVQVYFCMTVILALIGWTGLARVVRGKVLSLREEDYALAAKVAGVREFAIILKHLVPGFTSHLIVSVTLAIPGMILAETSLSFLRLGLRPPTISWGVLLQDAQNIRAIALYPWLMFPVLFVIVTVLMFNFLGDGLRDAADPYSH; from the coding sequence ATGAGCCACTCCGACATACATGAAGATCGCCTCTATGTCGCGAGCCAATGGCGCCTCATGTGGTGGAAGTTTCTCGATCACCGCGTGGCCGTTTTCGCGTTGATCGTTCTTGCATGCCTTTACGCCGTCGCGATTTTCTGCGAATTCATCGCGCCCAACGCGCCCAACGCGCGCGACGCCCGCCGTAGTTACGAGCCGCCGCAACGGCCGCGCATCGTCCATCAGGGCCGCCTCCACCGGCCTTTCGTCTACCCACATATCCAGCACATCAACCCGGAAACGCTTGCGCGAACCTATACCGACGACACCGAGCGCCCAATTTCGATCCGCTTGTTCGCGCGCGGCGATGATTACCGACTCTGGGGACTTCTACCCATGAACCGCCACCTCGCCGGATTGTCCGACGGCTCGCGCTGGTGTCCGATGGGAACGGATCGTCTCGGCCGCGACCTCTTCAGTCGGATCCTCTACGGCAGCCGGATTTCGCTTTCGCTCGGACTTGTCGGCGTGTTTCTGAGCCTTGTCCTCGGTATCGTTATCGGCGGCGTGTCCGGCTACTACGGCGGTATCTTGGATACATTGATTCAACGCCTGATCGAAGTCCTGCGATCCTTCCCCACGATTCCACTCTGGCTCGCGCTGAGCGCCGCGATGCCGTCCCACTGGACACAGGTCCAAGTCTACTTTTGCATGACCGTCATCCTCGCGCTAATCGGATGGACCGGTCTCGCGCGCGTCGTCCGGGGTAAAGTGCTCTCGCTGCGCGAAGAAGACTACGCCCTCGCGGCCAAAGTCGCCGGGGTGCGCGAATTCGCCATCATCCTCAAACACCTTGTCCCCGGTTTCACCAGCCACCTGATCGTATCCGTCACACTCGCGATCCCCGGCATGATCCTCGCCGAAACCTCCCTCAGTTTCCTTCGTCTCGGCCTCCGTCCGCCGACCATCAGTTGGGGCGTCCTTCTGCAGGACGCACAGAACATCCGCGCCATCGCGCTCTACCCATGGCTCATGTTCCCCGTCCTCTTCGTCATCGTCACCGTCCTCATGTTCAACTTCCTCGGCGACGGCCTCCGCGACGCCGCCGACCCGTACAGCCATTGA
- a CDS encoding type II secretion system protein, with the protein MKSLSAKGFTLIELLTVIAIISILASMIFIVGPRMIERAKITSWTQTCNELRTTAVAFYTKKAVGVDTFPPAYGYLRQAVDESLQHEIGQGHDNDYFCLVPYVSPLKYMRNYDVYDPFGTRTHDTDMDGALSLLEFSLVGEKDVRTNQYVFSQEAKTLRYDGTNLSTEVERQLRGGADISPQRPMIYIPVNLAQTQLVYEYYAKIMYDNGELLAGAHATRWDPNETFPNSPDPSNPLKKLSFPPIRYDDFILISVGPGGDTGGIVTPMRVSNNARIAYTEEFLANVNKFHWYHVLALRAYYLATRDINDNKMLDFDYRNRTRSGEANPANYSNPDLCLLPNGTNGYGPLIYMPNKAASRP; encoded by the coding sequence TTGAAAAGCCTCTCCGCAAAAGGGTTTACGCTTATTGAACTGCTGACCGTGATCGCGATTATCTCCATTTTGGCCAGCATGATTTTCATTGTCGGGCCGCGCATGATCGAGCGGGCCAAGATCACGAGTTGGACCCAGACCTGCAACGAACTTCGCACAACGGCCGTTGCCTTCTATACCAAAAAGGCCGTTGGCGTGGACACATTTCCGCCCGCCTACGGCTACCTGCGGCAAGCCGTGGACGAATCGCTGCAACACGAAATTGGCCAAGGACATGACAACGATTACTTCTGCTTGGTTCCTTACGTCAGTCCGCTCAAGTACATGCGCAATTATGACGTGTACGATCCGTTCGGCACGCGCACCCACGATACCGACATGGACGGGGCGTTGAGCCTCCTCGAATTTTCGCTGGTGGGCGAAAAAGATGTGCGAACAAACCAATATGTTTTCTCGCAAGAGGCGAAGACCCTGCGGTATGACGGGACAAATCTCTCCACCGAGGTGGAGCGGCAATTGCGCGGCGGCGCGGACATTTCGCCCCAGCGTCCTATGATCTATATCCCCGTGAATCTCGCCCAGACTCAGCTGGTCTATGAATATTACGCCAAGATCATGTATGACAACGGCGAGTTGCTCGCGGGCGCCCATGCGACACGCTGGGATCCGAACGAAACGTTTCCCAACAGTCCCGATCCATCGAATCCCCTGAAAAAACTCAGTTTCCCGCCGATCCGGTACGACGATTTCATTCTGATCAGCGTGGGACCGGGAGGGGATACCGGCGGAATTGTTACACCCATGCGGGTTTCAAACAACGCTCGCATAGCCTACACCGAGGAATTCCTGGCCAACGTGAACAAATTCCACTGGTACCATGTGCTGGCATTGCGCGCCTATTATCTGGCGACGCGCGACATAAACGACAACAAAATGCTGGATTTCGACTACCGTAACCGGACCCGGTCCGGGGAGGCCAATCCGGCGAATTATTCAAATCCAGACCTCTGCCTGCTGCCCAACGGCACCAACGGTTACGGACCGTTGATTTATATGCCCAACAAGGCCGCAAGTCGGCCCTAA
- a CDS encoding aldolase catalytic domain-containing protein, which produces MFRPEIKVLDCSIRDGGLMNEWKFDKALVKEVFHNLAQAGVDYVELGYRADKKQFKVEDFGPWRFCDEADLREVAYECDTKVSVMVDVGRVDYDDFLPADESIIKLFRVATYVKDIDKAIHLGKHIRSFGYDVSVNIMAVSHALEPDLDEAIAQLAETDFQMVYIVDSFGYFYSEQIHYLAEKYLAGLKGKQIGIHCHNNQQLAFANTIEAIIKGVNYLDASIYGIGRAAGNCPLELLIGFLKNPRYNIRPVMDLIQNHFVDMCKELRWGYEIPYAITGMLNKHPRAAMAFMKGVHGNTFSEFYQSLADVDDI; this is translated from the coding sequence ATGTTCAGACCGGAGATCAAAGTACTCGATTGCAGCATTCGCGACGGCGGACTGATGAACGAATGGAAGTTCGACAAGGCGCTGGTCAAGGAAGTGTTTCACAACCTGGCGCAGGCCGGCGTGGACTATGTCGAACTCGGTTATCGGGCCGACAAGAAACAGTTCAAGGTCGAGGATTTTGGACCGTGGCGGTTCTGCGACGAGGCGGATCTGCGCGAGGTCGCCTACGAATGCGACACGAAAGTGTCGGTCATGGTTGACGTCGGGCGGGTGGATTACGACGATTTTCTGCCGGCGGACGAGTCCATCATCAAGTTGTTTCGCGTCGCGACCTACGTGAAGGACATTGATAAGGCCATCCATCTTGGCAAGCATATTCGCTCCTTTGGCTACGACGTGTCTGTCAACATCATGGCCGTCTCGCATGCGCTCGAACCGGATCTCGACGAAGCCATCGCGCAACTCGCCGAAACCGATTTCCAAATGGTCTACATCGTGGACAGTTTCGGCTATTTCTACTCCGAGCAGATTCATTACCTTGCCGAAAAATATCTGGCGGGACTCAAGGGCAAACAGATAGGCATCCATTGTCACAACAACCAGCAGCTGGCTTTCGCCAACACCATCGAGGCCATCATCAAGGGCGTCAATTATCTCGATGCGAGCATCTACGGCATCGGCCGCGCCGCCGGCAATTGCCCGCTCGAACTCCTGATTGGTTTTCTCAAGAACCCCCGATACAATATCCGCCCCGTGATGGATCTCATCCAGAACCATTTTGTGGACATGTGCAAGGAACTGCGGTGGGGATACGAAATCCCCTATGCCATCACCGGCATGCTCAACAAGCATCCGCGCGCGGCCATGGCCTTCATGAAAGGCGTTCACGGAAACACCTTTTCCGAATTTTACCAGAGCCTGGCCGACGTGGACGATATTTGA
- a CDS encoding tetratricopeptide repeat protein, whose translation MDPNEAVELYRRAERLFMEGRFKDALSIVERLDAAFPKTKPFMFSRAKCLQKLNRIYEAAVLCDVITAQFQDPRAAELKRSLLTLMPAEKGMDTGSPEPSEIQKGKGAFLWIGAAVAACIALALGIALFLLWRTP comes from the coding sequence ATGGATCCGAACGAGGCGGTCGAGTTGTACCGGCGCGCGGAACGGCTTTTCATGGAAGGCCGCTTCAAGGACGCGCTTTCGATCGTCGAGCGCCTGGATGCGGCCTTCCCCAAGACTAAACCGTTCATGTTTTCCCGCGCCAAATGCCTTCAAAAACTCAACCGGATTTATGAGGCGGCCGTCCTGTGCGACGTCATCACGGCCCAGTTTCAGGATCCGCGCGCCGCAGAGTTGAAACGCAGCCTGCTGACGCTCATGCCGGCGGAAAAGGGAATGGACACGGGAAGTCCTGAGCCGTCCGAAATTCAGAAAGGGAAAGGGGCGTTTCTTTGGATTGGCGCGGCTGTTGCCGCCTGCATCGCCCTTGCGCTCGGCATCGCGCTGTTTCTTCTTTGGCGGACGCCCTGA